The Nitrospiraceae bacterium DNA segment GCTCTTTGTGACCGGCAGGGAACGACGGTGAATGTTGAGGCCATGGAGGAGACCAGGGTGTTGGTGCTGAGTGGGGAACCGATTCTGGAACCGGTCGCCCGGATGGGCCCCTTTGTCATGAACACGGAGGAAGAGCTTGTGCAGGCGGTGAACGATTATCGTGCGGGAAGGATGGGGCGACTGGACTGAGCCGGTTTGCGGGCTTTCTGACTCTCACGAGAAGGGACGCGTGGAACGAAGCGGGAAGGAGATGAGCGGTGGAAGAAAAAGGTGTTTGTCAAAATGTGAAGATTTTTGTTCGGCCGTAATAATCGTGACCATCTGACGTCTACACATTTAAAAAGATAATGTTCTGCAATGAGGATGAAGGAAAGACAACCCTTATGGATGAGTCAACCATTCAGAGAACAGCACAATTTAAAAGTTCCGGCATGAAACCCGTGAATGGAATTGACCGGAATTGGTGGGAACCAACCAGATGAATGCTGCCATACTCAGGTCCGTTTCAGCTCACTTGGGCAACGGAAACGCCGTGATCCGGAGGAGTGTCGGTGTATTCCTGATCCTTCTTGCAGGATGCGGGCAGGGAGGAACCTCACCCCCGGCTCCTCCACCGCCGATGGTGGAAGTGGTGACGGTGACCACCCAGGATCTCCCCGATGAACCGGAATTCATCGGACAAACCGAGGCCTTTCGCCCGGTGGAGATCCGGTCCCAGGTAACGGGCATCATTAAGAAGGTATTTTTCACGGAAGGCAGGAATGTCAAACAAGGAGACCGGCTGTACCTCATCGACCCGGTGCCCTTTAAAGCGGCGTATCTCAGTGCCAAAGCCAGGGTGACACAAGCGGAGGCTCGACTGATACAAGCGAAGCAGGATTTTGCCCGCGTCAAACCTCTCCTGACAGAACAAGCGGTCAGTCAAAAGGATGTGGACGATGCCCTGGCGGAAGGATTAGCCGCCAAAGCCGCTTTGGAAGCGGCGCAGGGTGATCTGGTCAAGTCCAGGTTTGACCTGAGTAACACTCTGATCGCGGCTCCGATCGGGGGACGTATTTCGAAAAGCCGGTTTTATGAAGGACGTCTGGTCTCTGCCCAGACAGATCTGCTGACCACTATCGATCAGTTGGACCCCATGTATGTGAATGTCTCTGTTCCGGAAACATATTTGTTGCGGAGGAGGCGTGAGCTGGCGGCCCACAGAGTCCAGAGGCCCGATCTTTTTCAATTACGCGGAGTCATGACGTTCGCAGACGGCAGTGTCTATCCTCATGAAGGAAAGCTGGATTTTGCCGATGTGGCCATCCGGTCGGAGACGGGAACCTTGCAGGGGCGGTTTGCCTTTCCCAATCCTGAGGCCGATCTTTCTCCAGGCAAATCCTATTTGTATCCCGGACAATTCGTCCGCATCCGGCTGAAGGGATATATCCGGACCGATGCGATTTTGATTCCTCAGCGTGCGGTTCAGCAGGGGCCTAAAGGCACATTTGTGAATGTAATCGGACCCGACGATAAAGTCGAAGTGCGTGAAGTGGACGCCACCGGTTGGCGTGAGGGCGATTGGCTCATTGAAGACGGCCTTCAGCCGGGTGAGCGGATCGTCGTTGAAGGATTTCATCGGATTCAACCGGGCATGCAGGTCAATCCCGTGCCGTTCGGGAATGGAGACGCCACATCGGAAAAAACGAGCCATGAGAATCCGACCCCTTCTGAAGCCACACAGGAGAACTCATGAGTTCTCATTTTTTTATTGACCGACCGATCTTTGCCACGGTCATTTCCATTGTGATTGTGGTAGTGGGACTGGTGTCTCTTCAAGTGCTTCCCATTGCCCAGTTTCCGCAAATTACCCCTCCCGTGGTTCAGATCGAGGCGGATTATCCGGGCGCGAGTGCCGAAGTCGTGGCCGAAGCCGTGGCAAGGCCGATAGAGGTGCAGCTCCCCGGCATCGACAATCTCTTGTATTACGATTCCTCAAGTACGAACG contains these protein-coding regions:
- a CDS encoding efflux RND transporter periplasmic adaptor subunit codes for the protein MNAAILRSVSAHLGNGNAVIRRSVGVFLILLAGCGQGGTSPPAPPPPMVEVVTVTTQDLPDEPEFIGQTEAFRPVEIRSQVTGIIKKVFFTEGRNVKQGDRLYLIDPVPFKAAYLSAKARVTQAEARLIQAKQDFARVKPLLTEQAVSQKDVDDALAEGLAAKAALEAAQGDLVKSRFDLSNTLIAAPIGGRISKSRFYEGRLVSAQTDLLTTIDQLDPMYVNVSVPETYLLRRRRELAAHRVQRPDLFQLRGVMTFADGSVYPHEGKLDFADVAIRSETGTLQGRFAFPNPEADLSPGKSYLYPGQFVRIRLKGYIRTDAILIPQRAVQQGPKGTFVNVIGPDDKVEVREVDATGWREGDWLIEDGLQPGERIVVEGFHRIQPGMQVNPVPFGNGDATSEKTSHENPTPSEATQENS